The following are encoded together in the Pseudomonas xantholysinigenes genome:
- a CDS encoding DUF1289 domain-containing protein — translation MAKDIDTPCVSLCQLNSELCVSCGRTREEIRKWRGMKRPEKMATVQRAAARLKAVLKKNARRGG, via the coding sequence ATGGCCAAAGACATCGATACCCCCTGCGTTTCCCTCTGCCAGCTCAACAGCGAGCTGTGCGTGAGTTGCGGCCGTACCCGCGAAGAGATCCGCAAGTGGCGGGGGATGAAACGCCCGGAGAAGATGGCCACGGTGCAGCGGGCTGCGGCGCGGTTGAAGGCGGTGTTGAAAAAGAATGCCAGGCGGGGAGGGTAG
- a CDS encoding LysR family transcriptional regulator, with the protein MSINFDLNDLKAFRAVVEQGSFRRAAEAIRITQSALSRRIEKLESALGVKLLERTTRKVALSNVGRAFLPQVERLLDDLDLALLSVGDGGALRTGTLTIACVPSAAYYFMPHAIRAFHGQYPNVRISLLDASANEVSAAVASGEADFGVSFTGNLAPEIEFSPLLEERYVIACRQDHPLARQAEVTWAEAYRHDYISLGKASGNRLVLDRALAGMVVQKQSICEAQHVTTLLGLIEAGLGIAAVPSIAMPLGTHPILAQVALVEPQVTRQMGVLKRRGRTLTPAALEFERLIRLLPGTLPGH; encoded by the coding sequence GTGAGCATCAACTTCGACCTGAACGACCTCAAGGCCTTTCGCGCCGTCGTCGAGCAAGGCAGCTTCCGCCGCGCCGCCGAAGCGATCCGCATCACCCAGTCGGCCTTGAGTCGACGCATCGAGAAGCTCGAGTCGGCGCTGGGCGTGAAACTGCTCGAACGCACCACGCGCAAGGTCGCGCTGAGCAACGTCGGGCGGGCGTTCCTGCCGCAGGTGGAGCGCTTGCTCGATGACCTCGACCTGGCCCTGCTCAGTGTTGGTGATGGCGGGGCGCTGCGCACCGGCACCCTGACCATCGCCTGCGTGCCGTCGGCGGCCTACTACTTCATGCCCCATGCGATCCGCGCCTTCCATGGCCAGTACCCCAACGTCAGGATCAGCCTGCTCGATGCCTCGGCCAACGAGGTCAGCGCGGCGGTGGCCTCGGGCGAGGCGGATTTCGGCGTGAGCTTCACCGGCAACCTGGCGCCGGAGATCGAGTTCAGCCCCCTGCTCGAAGAGCGCTATGTCATCGCCTGCCGACAGGATCACCCGCTGGCGCGCCAGGCCGAGGTGACCTGGGCCGAGGCCTACCGTCACGACTACATCAGCCTCGGCAAGGCGTCGGGCAACCGCCTGGTGCTGGACCGCGCGCTGGCGGGCATGGTGGTGCAGAAGCAGAGCATCTGCGAGGCCCAGCATGTAACCACCTTGCTGGGGTTGATCGAGGCGGGGCTGGGGATCGCCGCGGTGCCGTCGATCGCCATGCCGCTGGGGACGCATCCGATCCTGGCCCAGGTGGCTTTGGTCGAGCCGCAGGTAACCCGGCAGATGGGCGTGCTCAAGCGCCGCGGGCGTACCTTGACTCCCGCGGCCCTGGAGTTCGAGCGCTTGATCCGGCTGTTGCCCGGAACCTTACCGGGGCACTGA
- a CDS encoding substrate-binding domain-containing protein, whose product MSLLRQALLALAACVPCGFTWAADLTVMTSGGFTAAYNRLGPQFATSSGNTLTTVLGPSMGKAPEAIPNRLQRGESADVVIMVGYALDELIHQGKVAADSRVELADSRIGLVVRAGQPKPDISTTAGLKKTLLAARSVAYSDSASGVYVEKQLFAKLGIQPQLAPRSRMIERIPVASVVAKGDYQMGLQQVAELLPVPGVTFAGKLPEDVQSVTRFAAGIPSNAQHPAEARQLLDYLASPQVQATVQATGLDSVPR is encoded by the coding sequence ATGAGTCTTTTGCGCCAAGCATTGCTGGCCCTGGCCGCCTGCGTGCCGTGCGGCTTCACCTGGGCCGCCGACCTCACCGTGATGACCTCGGGCGGCTTCACCGCCGCCTACAACCGCCTCGGTCCACAGTTCGCCACCAGCAGTGGCAACACCCTGACCACCGTGCTCGGCCCCTCCATGGGCAAGGCGCCGGAGGCGATCCCCAATCGCCTGCAACGCGGTGAGTCCGCCGATGTGGTGATCATGGTCGGCTACGCCCTCGACGAACTGATCCACCAGGGCAAGGTGGCGGCCGACTCGCGGGTGGAACTGGCCGATTCGCGCATCGGCCTGGTGGTGCGGGCCGGGCAGCCCAAGCCAGATATCAGCACCACCGCCGGCTTGAAGAAAACCTTGCTGGCCGCCCGCTCGGTGGCCTATTCGGACAGCGCCAGCGGCGTGTACGTCGAGAAACAGCTGTTCGCCAAGCTGGGGATACAGCCGCAACTGGCACCGCGCAGCCGCATGATCGAGCGTATTCCGGTGGCCTCGGTGGTCGCCAAGGGCGATTACCAGATGGGCTTGCAACAGGTCGCCGAGCTGCTGCCGGTGCCCGGTGTGACCTTTGCCGGCAAGCTCCCCGAGGACGTGCAGTCGGTGACCCGTTTCGCCGCCGGCATCCCGAGCAACGCGCAGCACCCCGCCGAGGCGCGGCAACTGCTCGACTACCTGGCCTCCCCCCAGGTGCAAGCAACCGTGCAGGCCACCGGCCTGGACTCAGTGCCCCGGTAA
- a CDS encoding MFS transporter, whose product MHQPAPRGQSKAAQVFRVTSGNFLEQFDFFLFGFYATHIAAAFFPASNEFAALMMTFAVFGAGFLMRPLGAVLLGAYIDDVGRRKGLIVTLAIMASGTLLIVLVPGYASIGLWAPALVLLGRLLQGFSAGAELGGVSVYLAEMATPGHKGFYASWQSASQQVAIVVAAALGFALNQWLAPAQLADWGWRVPFGVGCMIIPVIFLLRRNLAETEEFAARQHRPDMQAVLRTLLDNAGVVLLGMLMVAMTTTAFYMITVYAPTFGKTVLQLSTRDALLVTLLVAVSNFIWLPIGGTLSDRCGRKPLLVAMSLLTVLTAYPALEYLALAPSFGHMLEVLLWFSCLYGLYNGAMIPALTEIMPVQVRVAGFSLAYSLATALFGGFTPAISTWLIHVTGDKAAPAYWMMVAAACAFTATLVLYRRLASRPAGVAA is encoded by the coding sequence ATGCATCAGCCTGCGCCCCGGGGCCAGTCGAAGGCCGCCCAGGTCTTTCGGGTCACGTCCGGAAACTTCCTCGAACAGTTCGACTTCTTCCTGTTCGGCTTCTACGCCACCCATATCGCCGCGGCCTTCTTCCCGGCCAGCAACGAATTCGCCGCCCTGATGATGACCTTCGCCGTGTTCGGCGCCGGTTTCCTGATGCGGCCGCTGGGCGCCGTGCTGCTCGGTGCCTACATCGACGATGTCGGCCGCCGCAAGGGCCTGATCGTCACCCTGGCGATCATGGCCAGCGGCACCTTGCTCATCGTGCTGGTGCCCGGCTATGCCAGCATCGGCCTGTGGGCCCCGGCGCTGGTGCTGCTCGGCCGCTTGCTGCAAGGCTTCTCCGCCGGTGCCGAGCTGGGCGGCGTGTCGGTGTACCTGGCCGAAATGGCCACGCCCGGGCACAAGGGCTTCTACGCCAGCTGGCAGTCCGCCAGTCAACAGGTGGCCATCGTCGTCGCCGCCGCCCTGGGCTTTGCCCTGAACCAGTGGCTGGCGCCGGCACAGCTGGCGGACTGGGGCTGGCGCGTGCCGTTCGGCGTCGGCTGCATGATCATCCCGGTGATCTTCCTGCTGCGGCGCAACCTGGCCGAAACCGAGGAGTTCGCCGCCCGCCAGCATCGCCCGGACATGCAGGCCGTGCTGCGCACCCTGCTGGACAACGCCGGGGTGGTGCTGCTGGGCATGCTGATGGTGGCCATGACCACCACCGCCTTCTACATGATCACCGTGTACGCGCCCACCTTCGGCAAGACCGTGCTGCAACTGAGCACCCGTGATGCGCTGCTGGTGACCCTGCTGGTGGCGGTGTCGAACTTCATCTGGCTGCCCATCGGCGGCACCCTGAGCGACCGTTGCGGACGCAAGCCGTTGCTGGTGGCGATGTCGCTGCTGACCGTGCTCACGGCCTACCCGGCCCTGGAATACCTGGCCCTGGCACCGAGCTTCGGGCACATGCTCGAAGTGCTGCTGTGGTTCTCCTGCCTCTACGGCCTGTACAACGGCGCAATGATCCCGGCGCTCACCGAAATCATGCCGGTGCAGGTGCGGGTGGCGGGCTTCTCCCTGGCCTACAGCCTGGCCACGGCGCTGTTCGGTGGTTTCACCCCGGCGATCTCGACCTGGTTGATCCACGTCACCGGCGACAAGGCCGCGCCGGCCTACTGGATGATGGTCGCCGCTGCCTGCGCGTTCACCGCCACGCTGGTGCTGTACCGCCGTCTGGCCAGCCGCCCGGCCGGCGTCGCCGCCTGA
- a CDS encoding OsmC domain/YcaO domain-containing protein translates to MEIKVNFLDNLRLEAKFDDFTVIADQPIRYKGDGSAPGPFDYFLASSALCAAYFVKLYCQTRDIPTENIRLSQNNIVDPENRYNQIFKIQVELPEDISEKDRQGILRSIDRCTVKKVVQTGPEFIIEQVDNLDADAQALLMPVSDSSTYIPGKDLPLEQTIANMSALLANLGMKIEIASWRNIVPNVWSLHVRDAQSPMCFTNGKGATKEAALASALGEFIERLNCNFFYNDQFWGEDIANAAFVHYPNEQWFQPGPKDALPAEILDQHCLEIFNPDGELRGSHLYDTNSGNKARGICSLPFVRQSDGETVYFPSNLIENLYLSNGMSAGNTLAEAQVQCLSEIFERAVKREILEGELCLPDVPQAVLAKYPGIVAGIQGLEEQGFPVLVKDASLGGEFPVMCVTLMNPRTGGVFASFGAHPSFEVALERSLTELLQGRSFEGLNDLPQPTFDSLALTEPNNFVEHFIDSSGVVSWRFFSAKADFEFVEWDFSGQGADSNVQEAQTLFGILEDLGKEVYMAVYDDLGATACRILVPGYSEIYPVEDLIWDNTNRALGFRADILNLHKLDNRSLKLLLKRLDNAEVDDYTTITTLIGVEFDDNTVWGQLTILELKLLVQLALQRFDEAKELVEMFLQFNDNTVERGLFYQALNVVLEVLLDDELEMADYEANFRRMFGNERMDAVLGSVDGSVRFHGLTPTSMKLEGLDRHLRLVDSYKKLHAARAKAAGL, encoded by the coding sequence ATGGAAATCAAGGTCAATTTTCTCGACAACCTCCGTCTGGAGGCCAAGTTCGACGACTTCACGGTGATCGCCGACCAGCCGATCCGCTACAAGGGCGACGGCTCGGCCCCGGGGCCGTTCGACTACTTCCTGGCCTCCTCGGCGTTGTGCGCGGCGTACTTCGTCAAGCTGTACTGCCAGACCCGCGACATTCCCACCGAGAACATCCGCCTGTCGCAGAACAACATCGTCGACCCGGAGAACCGCTACAACCAGATCTTCAAGATCCAGGTCGAGCTGCCCGAGGACATCTCCGAGAAGGACCGCCAGGGCATCCTGCGCTCCATCGACCGCTGCACCGTGAAGAAAGTGGTGCAGACCGGCCCGGAATTCATCATCGAGCAGGTCGACAACCTCGATGCCGATGCCCAGGCGCTGCTGATGCCGGTGTCCGACAGCAGCACCTACATCCCCGGCAAGGACCTGCCGCTGGAGCAGACCATCGCCAACATGTCGGCGCTGTTGGCCAACCTGGGGATGAAGATCGAGATCGCCTCGTGGCGCAATATCGTGCCCAATGTCTGGTCGCTGCATGTACGCGATGCGCAGTCGCCGATGTGCTTCACCAACGGCAAGGGCGCCACCAAGGAAGCGGCGCTGGCCTCGGCGCTGGGCGAGTTCATCGAGCGGCTCAACTGCAATTTCTTCTACAACGACCAGTTCTGGGGCGAGGACATCGCCAACGCGGCGTTCGTGCATTATCCCAACGAACAGTGGTTCCAGCCAGGGCCCAAGGATGCGTTGCCGGCCGAGATCCTCGACCAACACTGCCTGGAGATCTTCAACCCGGATGGCGAGCTGCGCGGCTCGCACCTGTACGACACCAACTCGGGCAACAAGGCGCGCGGCATTTGCTCGCTGCCGTTCGTGCGCCAGTCCGACGGCGAGACGGTGTACTTCCCGTCCAACCTGATCGAGAACCTGTACCTGAGCAACGGCATGAGTGCCGGCAACACCCTGGCCGAAGCCCAGGTGCAGTGCCTGTCGGAGATCTTCGAGCGGGCGGTCAAGCGCGAGATCCTCGAAGGCGAACTGTGCCTGCCCGATGTGCCGCAGGCGGTACTGGCCAAGTACCCAGGCATTGTCGCTGGCATCCAGGGCCTGGAGGAGCAGGGCTTCCCGGTGCTGGTCAAGGATGCCTCGCTGGGCGGTGAGTTCCCGGTGATGTGCGTGACCTTGATGAACCCGCGCACCGGCGGCGTATTCGCTTCGTTCGGCGCCCATCCAAGCTTCGAGGTGGCGCTGGAGCGCAGCCTTACCGAACTGCTCCAGGGCCGCAGCTTCGAGGGCCTGAACGACTTGCCGCAGCCGACCTTCGACAGCCTGGCGCTGACCGAGCCGAACAACTTCGTCGAGCACTTCATCGACTCCAGCGGCGTGGTGTCGTGGCGCTTCTTCAGTGCCAAGGCCGATTTCGAGTTCGTCGAGTGGGATTTCTCCGGCCAGGGCGCCGACTCCAACGTGCAGGAGGCGCAGACCCTGTTCGGCATCCTCGAGGATCTGGGCAAGGAAGTGTACATGGCGGTCTACGACGACCTCGGCGCCACCGCCTGTCGCATCCTGGTGCCGGGCTACTCGGAAATCTATCCGGTCGAGGACCTGATTTGGGACAACACCAACCGCGCCCTGGGTTTCCGTGCCGACATCCTCAACCTGCACAAGCTGGACAACCGCTCGCTGAAGCTGCTGCTCAAGCGCCTGGACAACGCCGAGGTGGACGACTACACCACCATCACCACGCTGATCGGCGTCGAGTTCGACGACAACACCGTATGGGGCCAGCTGACCATCCTCGAGCTGAAGCTGCTGGTGCAGCTGGCGCTGCAACGCTTCGACGAGGCCAAGGAACTGGTGGAGATGTTCCTGCAGTTCAACGACAACACCGTCGAACGTGGCTTGTTCTACCAGGCGCTGAACGTGGTGCTGGAAGTGCTGCTGGACGATGAACTGGAAATGGCCGACTACGAAGCCAATTTCCGCCGCATGTTCGGCAACGAACGGATGGACGCGGTGCTGGGTTCGGTGGATGGCAGTGTGCGCTTCCATGGCCTGACCCCGACCAGCATGAAGCTCGAAGGGCTGGATCGCCACCTGCGCCTGGTGGACAGCTACAAGAAGCTGCATGCCGCCCGGGCCAAGGCGGCCGGGCTGTAA
- a CDS encoding AAA family ATPase — translation MAHLHLVCGLIAAGKSTRAAALACEHDALLLSEDDWLARLYPDEIRSVADYVRCAARLREVLGPLLRQVLAKGMPVVLDWPANTREARAWFRDLAQAAGVPCSLHYLAVDAALCRARLHARNAQGTHAFAATDAEFDLISRHFQAPSADEGLQIVRHEA, via the coding sequence ATTGCGCACCTGCACCTGGTCTGCGGCCTGATCGCCGCCGGCAAGTCCACACGGGCCGCGGCCCTGGCCTGTGAACACGACGCCTTGCTGCTGAGCGAGGACGACTGGCTCGCCCGGCTTTACCCGGACGAGATCCGCTCGGTGGCGGACTACGTCCGCTGTGCCGCGCGCCTGCGCGAAGTGCTTGGCCCGTTGTTGCGCCAGGTGTTGGCCAAGGGCATGCCGGTGGTGCTGGACTGGCCGGCCAACACCCGCGAGGCGCGGGCCTGGTTTCGCGATCTGGCCCAGGCGGCGGGGGTACCGTGCAGCCTTCATTACCTGGCGGTCGACGCGGCGCTCTGTCGGGCCCGGCTGCATGCCCGTAACGCCCAGGGCACGCATGCGTTTGCCGCCACGGATGCCGAGTTCGACTTGATCAGCCGCCATTTCCAGGCGCCGAGCGCCGACGAGGGCCTGCAGATCGTGCGTCACGAGGCCTGA
- a CDS encoding ATP-binding protein produces MRKSPLWLWVGLRMTLLAVGAVITITLCMYLYFWVRDYYVLQSMTPQDQAALAAGMADVPGHEARLWQLLQTYYDIHQFLPGPGDSTDWLVLYGFVTVVIPFTLIIGLFLSRPLSRQFRQIAEAARRVAEGDLTPRVSEHPRQPKEMQRLCTDFNKLVERLALYENEVAESSSNLAHELRTPLNAALGRVQGMLDEVFPLCPEQLRLVQSQLYNLNTLVGDLHLLSLAHAGQLPLHPSRFAPAALVDERLAWFAPQFEAAGMQVHAQLDEPLVIEADRARLGQLINILIENAIKYASDGRELEVSVRRAGAALHLDFLDRGQAVEQKDLGNMFVRFWRAEQSRARVSGGGGLGLSIAQAICEAHGGRISAQRRAQGGLAVRVSLPLGISH; encoded by the coding sequence ATGCGCAAAAGCCCCCTGTGGCTGTGGGTCGGCCTGCGAATGACCCTGCTGGCGGTTGGCGCGGTGATCACCATCACCCTGTGCATGTACCTGTACTTCTGGGTCCGCGACTACTACGTGCTGCAGTCCATGACGCCCCAGGACCAAGCCGCGCTGGCCGCCGGCATGGCCGATGTGCCAGGCCACGAAGCCCGCCTGTGGCAGCTGCTGCAGACTTACTACGACATCCACCAGTTTCTCCCCGGCCCCGGCGACTCCACCGACTGGCTGGTGCTGTATGGCTTCGTCACCGTCGTCATCCCGTTCACCCTGATCATCGGCCTGTTCCTGTCGCGGCCTTTGTCCCGACAGTTCCGCCAGATCGCCGAAGCCGCCCGGCGCGTGGCCGAGGGCGACCTCACGCCACGGGTCAGCGAACACCCACGCCAACCCAAGGAAATGCAACGCCTGTGCACCGACTTCAACAAGCTGGTCGAACGCCTGGCGCTGTATGAAAACGAAGTGGCCGAATCCAGCTCGAACCTGGCCCACGAGTTGCGCACCCCGCTCAACGCCGCGCTGGGCCGGGTGCAGGGCATGCTCGACGAGGTGTTCCCGTTGTGCCCCGAGCAATTGCGCCTGGTGCAGAGCCAGCTGTACAACCTCAACACCCTGGTCGGCGACCTGCATCTGCTGTCGCTGGCCCATGCCGGGCAACTGCCGCTGCACCCAAGCCGATTCGCCCCGGCCGCCCTGGTGGACGAGCGCCTGGCCTGGTTCGCCCCGCAGTTCGAGGCGGCCGGCATGCAAGTCCACGCCCAGCTGGACGAGCCACTGGTGATCGAGGCGGACCGGGCACGGCTCGGCCAACTGATCAACATCCTTATCGAGAACGCCATCAAGTACGCCTCCGATGGCCGCGAGCTGGAGGTGAGCGTACGCCGCGCGGGCGCCGCGCTGCACCTGGACTTCCTCGACCGTGGCCAGGCGGTGGAACAGAAAGACCTGGGCAACATGTTCGTGCGCTTCTGGCGGGCGGAGCAGTCCCGGGCCCGGGTCAGCGGCGGTGGCGGCCTGGGGCTGTCGATCGCCCAGGCCATCTGTGAAGCCCATGGCGGGCGCATCAGCGCCCAGCGCCGCGCCCAAGGCGGGTTGGCGGTGCGGGTGAGCCTGCCGTTGGGCATCAGCCACTGA
- a CDS encoding response regulator transcription factor, with amino-acid sequence MTPKRVLIVEDDADGASILEAYLKKDGFEVDIAEDGARGLALFRQRPPALVLLDMMLPKLSGPELLSEIRRSADTPVIMVTAVGDEPDKIGALRYGADDYVVKPCNPKEVVARVHAVLRRYEGPTSSRQRLECLGVWVDAERFVAGVRGADGGDQVLDLTRSELLLLATLLRTPSKAFSREELLEACMPESDALVRIIDTHVHNLRRKLEAAGVAGVLVTVRSIGYRFR; translated from the coding sequence ATGACCCCCAAGCGCGTGTTGATCGTCGAGGATGACGCCGATGGCGCCAGCATTCTCGAGGCCTACCTGAAGAAGGACGGCTTCGAGGTGGATATCGCCGAGGACGGCGCCCGTGGCCTGGCGCTGTTTCGCCAGCGCCCGCCGGCGCTCGTGCTGCTGGACATGATGCTGCCGAAGCTCTCCGGCCCCGAACTGCTCAGCGAGATCCGCCGCAGCGCCGATACACCGGTGATCATGGTCACCGCCGTCGGCGACGAACCAGACAAGATTGGCGCCCTGCGCTACGGCGCCGACGACTATGTGGTCAAGCCGTGCAATCCCAAGGAAGTGGTGGCGCGGGTGCACGCGGTGCTGCGTCGCTACGAGGGCCCGACCAGCAGCCGCCAGCGCCTGGAGTGCCTGGGCGTGTGGGTCGATGCCGAGCGCTTCGTCGCCGGCGTGCGTGGCGCCGACGGCGGCGACCAGGTGCTCGACCTGACCCGCTCGGAGTTGTTGCTGCTCGCCACCCTGCTGCGCACCCCGTCCAAGGCCTTCAGCCGCGAGGAACTGCTCGAGGCGTGCATGCCCGAAAGCGATGCGCTGGTGCGCATCATCGACACCCACGTGCACAACCTGCGGCGCAAGCTGGAGGCCGCAGGGGTGGCCGGGGTGCTGGTCACCGTGCGTTCGATCGGCTACCGGTTCCGCTGA
- a CDS encoding cysteine hydrolase family protein, with protein MRQALLIVDVQSTFSPSEKLVDGIRVLAAHLPAIASIELHDEQVTPFQRQLGWHPAQDDAALVEADKVFVKHGYGQTAEALAYLKGLEVERVLVCGLQTETCVLAAGFALFDAGLCPTLVTDLTMGSSLDRSGQLGIALWKHHFGQVTTAAEVLAGLKG; from the coding sequence ATGCGCCAAGCCCTGCTCATCGTCGATGTGCAGTCCACGTTCAGCCCCTCCGAAAAGCTGGTCGATGGCATCCGTGTACTCGCGGCACACCTGCCGGCCATCGCCTCGATCGAACTGCACGACGAGCAAGTCACGCCCTTCCAGCGTCAGCTCGGCTGGCACCCGGCCCAGGACGACGCGGCCCTGGTCGAGGCCGACAAGGTGTTCGTCAAGCATGGCTATGGCCAGACCGCCGAGGCGCTGGCCTACCTCAAGGGCCTGGAAGTCGAACGTGTCCTGGTGTGCGGGCTGCAGACCGAAACCTGCGTGCTGGCCGCCGGCTTCGCCCTGTTCGACGCCGGCCTGTGCCCGACCCTGGTCACCGACCTGACCATGGGCTCATCGCTGGACCGCTCCGGCCAGCTGGGCATCGCGCTGTGGAAACACCACTTCGGCCAGGTCACCACCGCCGCCGAGGTGCTGGCCGGGCTCAAGGGCTGA
- a CDS encoding AAA family ATPase yields MRRIVILGNAGSGKSTLARALGERLGVPVVHLDTLFWSPGWVEPQAEVFRAQVREAVAGQAWVCEGNYARRTFDLRLPQADLVIWLDTPRWLCLQRVILRSLRNRPRPDLPAGCRERLDRAFLTFLRFVWTFDRDYRPGIEAVRLSVAPQVPVMQVRGARQIAALLARVVATLPQISNQARRL; encoded by the coding sequence ATGCGACGTATCGTGATTCTGGGCAACGCCGGCAGTGGTAAGTCGACCCTGGCACGGGCCCTTGGCGAGCGCCTGGGGGTGCCGGTGGTGCACCTGGATACCTTGTTCTGGTCGCCCGGTTGGGTCGAGCCGCAGGCCGAGGTGTTCCGTGCCCAGGTGCGCGAGGCGGTGGCGGGGCAGGCCTGGGTGTGCGAGGGCAACTATGCCCGGCGCACGTTCGATCTGCGCCTGCCGCAGGCAGATCTGGTGATCTGGTTGGACACCCCGCGCTGGCTGTGTCTGCAGCGGGTAATCCTGCGTTCGTTGCGCAATCGACCGCGCCCGGACCTGCCGGCCGGATGCCGGGAACGGCTGGATCGCGCATTCCTGACGTTCTTGCGCTTTGTCTGGACCTTCGACCGCGATTACCGGCCCGGGATCGAGGCCGTGCGCCTGTCGGTGGCGCCGCAGGTGCCGGTGATGCAGGTGCGCGGCGCGCGGCAGATCGCGGCGTTGTTGGCACGGGTAGTGGCAACGCTCCCACAGATTTCAAACCAGGCGCGCCGCCTGTAG
- a CDS encoding Zn-dependent hydrolase, whose amino-acid sequence MTIHAKEVLQSTERYIDSARLWQSLMDLARLGATPKGGVCRLALTDLDRQARDLFVQWTKAAGCSVSIDAVGNIFARRPGRNPKLPAVMTGSHIDTQPTGGKFDGCFGVMAGLEVIRTLNDLGVETEAPLEVVVWTNEEGSRFAPCMMGSGVFAGKFTLAETLAKRDAQGVTVGEALNAIGYAGERAVLGHPVGAYFEAHIEQGPILEDQGKTIGVVLGALGQKWFDLTLRGVEAHAGPTPMHLRKDALVGAAAVVEAVNRTALAHQPHACGTVGCLQAYPGSRNVIPGEVRMTLDLRHLEGQQLDAMIAEVRQVIEATTAKHGLSYELVPTADFPALYFDKGCVEAVRDSARNLGLAHMDIVSGAGHDAIFLAELGPAGMIFVPCEGGISHNEIENATPQDLAAGCAVLLRAMLAASQALASGQLAA is encoded by the coding sequence ATGACCATCCATGCCAAGGAAGTCCTGCAATCCACCGAGCGGTACATCGACAGCGCGCGCCTGTGGCAATCGCTGATGGACCTCGCCCGCCTCGGCGCCACACCCAAAGGCGGCGTCTGCCGCCTAGCCCTGACCGACCTCGACCGCCAGGCGCGCGACTTGTTCGTGCAATGGACCAAGGCCGCCGGCTGCAGTGTCAGCATCGACGCGGTCGGCAACATCTTCGCCCGCCGCCCCGGGCGCAACCCCAAGCTGCCAGCGGTGATGACCGGTAGCCATATCGATACCCAGCCCACCGGTGGCAAGTTCGATGGCTGCTTCGGCGTGATGGCCGGGCTGGAGGTGATCCGCACCCTCAACGACCTCGGCGTGGAAACCGAGGCGCCGCTGGAGGTGGTGGTGTGGACCAACGAGGAAGGCTCGCGCTTCGCCCCGTGCATGATGGGTTCGGGGGTGTTCGCCGGCAAGTTCACCCTGGCAGAGACCCTGGCCAAGCGAGACGCCCAGGGCGTGACGGTCGGCGAAGCCCTGAACGCCATCGGCTATGCCGGCGAGCGCGCCGTGCTCGGTCATCCGGTGGGCGCGTATTTCGAGGCGCATATCGAACAAGGCCCGATTCTCGAGGACCAGGGCAAGACCATCGGCGTGGTGCTCGGCGCCCTCGGCCAGAAGTGGTTCGACCTGACCCTGCGCGGCGTCGAGGCCCATGCCGGCCCCACCCCCATGCATCTGCGCAAGGACGCCCTGGTCGGCGCCGCCGCGGTGGTCGAGGCGGTCAACCGCACCGCCCTCGCCCACCAGCCCCACGCTTGCGGCACGGTCGGTTGCCTACAGGCCTACCCCGGCTCGCGCAACGTGATCCCCGGCGAAGTGCGCATGACCCTGGATTTGCGTCATCTCGAAGGCCAGCAACTGGACGCGATGATCGCCGAGGTGCGTCAAGTGATCGAAGCCACCACCGCGAAACACGGGCTGAGCTACGAGCTGGTACCCACCGCCGACTTCCCGGCCCTGTACTTCGACAAGGGCTGTGTCGAGGCGGTGCGTGACTCAGCGCGCAATCTGGGCCTGGCGCACATGGACATCGTCAGCGGTGCCGGCCACGACGCGATCTTCCTTGCCGAGTTAGGCCCGGCGGGGATGATCTTCGTGCCGTGCGAGGGAGGGATCAGCCATAACGAGATCGAGAACGCCACGCCCCAAGACCTTGCCGCCGGGTGCGCGGTGCTGCTACGGGCGATGCTCGCCGCCTCGCAGGCACTTGCCAGCGGGCAGTTGGCGGCGTGA